Within Palaemon carinicauda isolate YSFRI2023 chromosome 14, ASM3689809v2, whole genome shotgun sequence, the genomic segment tgtttgttattatgatctcagacatagactgtgatgttgaaaactccgtagtgagaagtttcgccgatgacacaagaataagtagagaaattacttgtgatgaagataggaactcactacaaagagatctaaacaaaatatatgaatgggcggagataaataggatggtatttaactccgataaattcgaatcaataaattatggaaacagagaaggaatggtatatgtatacaagggacctaataatgagacaatcacaaacaaggaagcaattaaagaccttggtgtaatgttaaataggaatatgttatgcaacgaccaaatagcaacactgttggctaaatgtaaagcaaaaatgggaatgttattcagacactttaaaacaaggaaagttgaacacatgattatgctttacaaaacttatgtgcttagtacactcgagtactgcaatgtgatatggtaccccacactaccaaaaggatattgcgcaaatagagagagtacaaaggtcctatactgctagaatagaagaagttaatgaccttgactactgggaaagactgaaatttttaaaactatactgtctagaaaggagaagagaacgctatatgataatacaagcatggaagcaaatagaaggaattactgaaaacatcatggagctaaacatatcagaaagagcaagccaaggtagattaatagtgccaaaaaatataccaggtaaactaagaaacacgcacaggacattaatccactacgcaccagcatcgataatgcagcgactattcaatgtgctgccagctcatctaagaaacatatcaggagtgagcgtagatgtgtttaagaatatgctcgataaatacctaagatgcatcccagaccatccaagactggaagatgcaaaatacaccggaagatgcattagcaactctctggtggatatacgaggtgcctcacactgagggacctgggggaacccaaacaaaaaataaggaaataaggtaaggcagTTTTTCTGCTCGAAGGTATGTACAAGGGTTCTTGTTTGAAAGCATTTAGTCTTTTTCAaattcatggttattattattattattattattattattattattattattattattattattattatgagaaaattatgataatatcagCTCAAATCCTCCAAAAAGGAATTCTAGACCAATcatgaaaaggaaataatgaaatatattaataatatgagaagtaatgaacaactatgaggaaatattttaaaaacagtgacaatattaacccattaacgcctgacctactatatatagtagtacaattgctAATACAAATTACACCccaatttttcatgtttttcttattgttttgcatattcctgagttcttttcaatctaatcaataatataaacaggagtttttctttgaagtatccatatttttctactttttgacaaaataccaaagatatgtagaatgtttttatatattcacatttttaatcTGAGCTCATGGTTACACAAGTTCATTAAACATCTTTATACTGATACATATCATGACACTGAAGACCATGAATCAATTCATATATCAAAAATTGAGATAGCAATTGAAACATAAATATTACAGGCTATTTTCcattacctactatatatagtaggtcaggcagATAGGAAGCCAAAATATGGACCGGACAGGAAAAATCTTAGAAAAGTATCACCCTAAAGCAAATTGGTTGTTTCTTCGTTAGAATAAACTGCTTGTTCGCTATTTTCTGGTCCTTGGATGCACACCTCGTCGCTGGTGAAGTGACTTTCCAGCTAACAATGCCTTGGTAGTTTCAAATTTTTAGTTCCCTGTTACTATCCAAGCATTCTCATACTCTCAGGATACCACACATTACCAAGTTGCCGCTTATACTGGTCTTTGGATGCTGATGTTGGAGTCGAACtcattgctaaggcaatgtcacgtgatacatttgaagaaatattacggtttctgccttccactgataatcaggcactaaacaaggatcaacatatatcacttgatgaagcaatgatagaatattttggtaggcatggatgcaaacagtgcattcggaataaacctgtgagatttggatttaaagcttggtgcctaaattctccacttggatatttagctacgtttgatgtataccaagggacagccttcgggttgaatcgtcactatgaagaaaggtttggaaaaggtggggacactttgatgattttatttgaaaaactaCCAAGTCATATCAAAGATATACCAGTGAGGTTTTACTTCGACACCTACTTCACAAGTTTACCTTTAGTAAATCACTAACAAGAGATAAACTATGAAGCAACTGGAACAATAAGGGACAGCAGAATTCCGAAGACTTGTTCTATAAACTCCACAAACGAAATGAAGAAGGTTCCTCGAGGAGATACAGATGTTGTTGTGGATAATATTCACAAGATCTTGTTGGTATGCTGGAAGGATAATGCAGTAGTTTCAGTGGTATCAAATATTTCTCCTGTTTATCCTCTGGAAAGTGTATCTCGATGGTcagcaaaggacaaaaagaaaattagtgtaaGTCGTCCTTATCTCATCAGGGATTACAACAGGCACATGGTGGCACTGATAGGATGGACCAAAACATCAATTGTTACGTCTATATCCATTAGAATGAAAAAGTGGTGGTGGCCTATATTTTCTTGGGTAATTGATGCAACGATTCAGAACTGCTGGCTTCTGCATCGTGTTGATGAAAGCAACCTTTCACTGCTGTCATTCAAGCGCTACATTGCAAGGACATACCTTCAGAAGGCAGAACCACGTGTGGGAATAGGCCGGCCAAGACAGTCATCTCGGGTTATTCCAGATGTACGTTATGACAATATTGGTCACCTCGTCGAACCCCTTGGAAAACAGGCATGGAAATGTGCTCTATCCTCTTGTAAATCTCGTCCTTCGCAAGGGTGTATGAAGTGTGGAGTTCCATTGTGTGTGAAATGCTTTGCTAATTATCATCGTCGTGTTCTTTAGAATACTGCTAATTATAGTATCTGGTTTGTTATTGTGTGATATCACggaatttatctcaaaatttaaCTAAGAAGGAAGTTTATCTAAAGCATGaaccagttttatttctattttactctACCGTATCATAATTTTCTGTTAAACAtttcacttgtagaagtaagaattatccatttcacatattcaaatactgtCAGCACGTGCAAAAGTAATAGGGCTTACAATTGCAACAAATTTTAGCAGTAAACTGcaatattttctttgtattattcaGTAATAAACGCACTATTATTGAGTGCCTTGCTTCTAATACATCCtccttgtaatgaaaaaataccaataagattttattatagaaaatactcATCAATAAAAATGTGTACCCTGTATCTGcctaacctactatatatagtaggtcctatatatggacaaataccatggaaaaaacattgaatatatgataataccatataaatatacatattaaacttaaataatgaaaaaatttagaaaaaaaaattcaggcagtaATGGGTTAAAACATTTTCCATATAAAAACTCTAAAAAGACAATTATGCTAgctggttcaacataaaaacgtttgctgttagtttgaatttatgaagtttTACCAATACAACTACTCGATTAGTAAGATCACACATGTAACACATCTCGTGTATAATATCTTGAACTTTTTATAAAAATAGTGagaatatttcttaataatattaGTATGAACTATTGCTAATCTAAAACATCCTAGAACTAACAGTTTTTTAAAATCAAGGTAATGTTGCTTCACTCCTAGATCCTCTCTTATCTGGATTAAGAACATATCCGAGGTCAGTAAATCCCATTCTCCTCGGAGAGTGATAACAATGAATGGAAGTCTATAGGGATGGAAGAACTAACTAGAAGCCATTGGCATCAGATTTGATAGCTGTGAAATTCCCATGAGAATGCTAATATAAAGTCTATATGCATTCTTAATTGGAGTGGAGTTGTATATTATAATTTACGCCCgtctctttttctttcttatttgaaAGAAGTAATTAATGTCTTGTCTCACTACCCCTAATCATTACAAGgtttaatactttctctctctctctctctctctctctctctctctctctctctctctcttaaactattGAATGTATTTTCTCTCtatcgaatatctctctctctctctctctctctctctctctctctctctctctctctcttttaaactatTAAATGTATTTTCTACATACCGAAtatattactatctctctctctctctctctctctctctctctctctctctctctctctctctcttttaaactatTAAATGTATTTTCTACCTACCGAAtatattactatctctctctctctctctctcctctctctctctctctctctgtcctttcaaAGATTCAATGTATTCGACCTCTCCATCAATCATAAGAATTTTTGTACccagcctctctctctcacactcattAAAACTATTAGTTATTTACTCTGCCTAAATTATCACAGAgctttagtactctctctctctctctctctctctctctctctctctctctctctctatacaaataTTGAATGTTTTTCTTCCTCCCTGTCGCTCATGAAAGATTTTATGACCAAGCTTTTTCTCTCTTAtagttgcaatctctctctctctctcctctctctctctctctctctctctctcttttttcgagTTTTCAGTGAAATTCCAAAGAGCAGCATCATGAgcaaatcaa encodes:
- the LOC137652831 gene encoding piggyBac transposable element-derived protein 2-like translates to MKKVPRGDTDVVVDNIHKILLVCWKDNAVVSVVSNISPVYPLESVSRWSAKDKKKISVSRPYLIRDYNRHMVALIGWTKTSIVTSISIRMKKWWWPIFSWVIDATIQNCWLLHRVDESNLSLLSFKRYIARTYLQKAEPRVGIGRPRQSSRVIPDVRYDNIGHLVEPLGKQAWKCALSSCKSRPSQGCMKCGVPLCVKCFANYHRRVL